From the Eubacterium sp. 1001713B170207_170306_E7 genome, the window AATTCAGAATGACCATTCCGCATTACAAAGAGGGCATCACCGACGAGGAGGTCAAAACCGGCGCGGCCGGCATCGTGACCGACGACATCTTCAAGCCCGAAGGCTTCGGGCTCGCCAGAATGTCCGGCGCCAAGCGCGTGGACACCACCACCACCGACGTGGCAGTCGAGTAAAAAAAGAAGTCCCGGTCTGGGACTTCTTTTTTTAGGTTTATTTTGCTTTAATATCCTGATAACATTCAAAGGCTTCCGCTCCGGTGCGGCCGTTATGAACAACCTCACGGATGGCCTGGATCATGGCCTTGGGGTCTTCTGCCTGGAAGACGTTGCGGCCCATATCGACCCCGTGGGCGCCACGGCTGATGGCCTGGTAGGCCATTTCAAGGGCTTCTGCTTCCGGGATTTTTTTACCGCCGGCAATAACGAGCGGAACCGGGCAGGCGGCTGCGACTTCCTCAAAGTTATCACAGTAATAGACCTTCACGATCTGTGCGCCAAATTCTGCCAGCATACGGGTTGCCAGTGAGAAATATTTGGTGGTGCGTTCCATTTCTTTGCCAACGGCGACAACGCCGAGGGTAGGAATGCCGTAGCGGTTGCCGGCGTCAATGGTCTTTACAATGTTGTTGATGCTTTCACATTCGCCCTCTGAGCCGATGAAGGACTGGATGGCCATACAGGTGGCGTTCATGCGGATGGCGTCCTCGATATCCACGCCGACCACTTCGTGGCTCATGTCATCCTTTAAGACGGAGCTGCCCGCAGAGCAGCGCAGCGCGATGGCTTTTTTACAGTCTGGCGGAATGCAGGTGCGCAATGCGCCCCGGGTGCCCATGAGGACATCTGCGTAGTCCATGAGCGGTGGAATGGCTAAATCAAGGCGTTCGAGGCCCTGGGTGGGTCCCATGATATAGCCGTGGTCAAAGGCGAGCATGATGGTGTTGCCGCTTTTGGGGTCAAAAATCTGGGACAGGCGGGTTTTCATCCCCCAGTCTACATTTTCCATGCCCTTGACGTGGAAGCTTTTATTTTCTGCGGGCCGGTCAAAGCCGAAATCTTTTGCGTGTTTGTTGCCGTCTTTATCTGCCATAGGTTTGATCTCCTTTATTCTGAATTAAAAAGCGGCGTTTAAAGGCCGCTTTTGTGATTTGCCGCTGTTTAAATTAAACGACCTTATATGGGGTTCTGCATGGAGCGTTCCAGTATTTCAGCTCTTCTTCATCTACGCGGGCCATGAACATCTGGAAGCCTGCGGTTTCCTGTACGGTCAGGATTTCGCCGACCCAGTTCGCTTTGACATGGATGTCTTTTTCTTCCAGGTATTTGTAAACCTTGCGGAAAACAATGAGAAGCTCCATTAATGTGGAGGAGCCGCTGCCGTTGATGAATACCATAACGTCTTCGCCGGCTTTGAGGTCAAGGTCTGCGATCAATTCGTCTGCCATGATCACAGCGGTTTCGTCAGCTGATTTCATTGGCTGGCGTCCGCCGCCGCCTTCACCGTGCTGGCCCATGCCAACTTCCATTTCATCATCGCCTAAGGTGGAGATGACTTCGCCGTTTGCCGGGTGGGTTGCGCCCTTGGCAGCCACAGCGATGGTAGCCATGTTGTCTGCGAATTTCTGGGCGATGTCAGCGACTTCGTCTAAGGATTTGCCTTCTGCGGCGGCTGCGGCTGCAATTTTGTAGACCGGAACACAGCCTACCAGACCGCGGCGGTCGTCGGCGTTGGAGCGCGGCGCGTTGGCGATGTCTTCCTGAGTAACGACTTTTTTGACGTTTAAGCCTAATTTAGTAGCTTCCTTCATGGTTTTGTTACCTGTGAGCATGTCGCCCGCATGGTTTAAAACAACGAATAAAACGCCGTGGCCTTTGTCTGCCATTTTTAAAGCTTCGATGCAGGCCTTATAGCCAGGTGCTGCAAAAATATCCCCGATAACGCAGATGTCAACCATGCCTTCACCCACAAAGCCTTCGATGGCCGGTTCATGGCCAGCGCCGCCTAAGGTTACAACGGTTACGCGGTCTGCGTCTTTTAATTTTTTGTTTACGACCAGGTTGTTTCCTGTTACTTCGATGATATCCGGATTTGCCAGTTCCAGGCCTTCCAGTAATTCAGATACGATGTTTTCCGGCTGGTTTAAGAATTTTTTCATTGTCATTTTAGTATTTCCCCCTATTAATTTAGATTAAAAAATGATTTTGCTTGCTGCCAGTTTTCTTTGAAAAACTGGACCTTACTTCATTTCCATGAGTTCCAGAACAGTGCCGTGTACGGATACAAAAGCGATGTCCAGGGTTTCATCTACGGCCATTCTTCCGTTTAAGACGGTGGCGCCTTCTTCTTCGATGAACTGGTCGATGTTTGGTACTTTATAGGCAACATGTGTTTTGTTGACAACATCCGGGTGAAGGGGTGTGCCCTCTTCAAAACGCAGGTATTCAAATTTCAGGTCGTTGTTATCTGGGCCGGAGATATAAACCTTCAGGCCTTCGGCGTAATCTTCGGGCAATACGGTTTCCTTTACAGGAACGCCAACGTGCATGATTTCATATTTCATTTTAAATTCCTCCTGAGAATCTTAATAAATTAAAACGTAATTAAAGGGCATAGCCTTCTGCCAGGCCTTCGTAGAACAGGGCAAAGGATACGGAGCCGGGATCAATATGGCCGATGGCCCGGTCGCCGATGTAGCGGGCGCGTCCGTACTTTCCGAGCATCTCTGAGGTTGCATTGGAGCCTTCACGGGCAGCTTTGGCAGCCTGGTTCAGGACTTCCTGAGTGATTTTGTCTGAGTTTCGGATCACCTCGGTCGCAGGGTAAATGGCGTCCATCATGGATTTGCCGCCGGGCTTTGCGCCGGATGTATCGAAAAATTCTTCATAGGCGCCAAGCAGGATGGTTTTGATAAAGCTGTCGGTATCCTCGCTGGGGTCGGCCGCTTCGGCCATTCCGCAGATAAAGGAGCCAAACAGGGGAGCTGCGGAGCCGCCGCTGATATCCTCAAGGGTATCGTTCAGGGCTTCCAGCGCTTCTTTGAGGTTGGTTTCTTCGTTCCAGGCATCGACTTCTGAGATCATGGCCTTGGCGATCTTCTCCATGGTGGTTCCATGGTCGCCATCACCGAGCTCACAGTCCAGCTTGGTTAAATTTTCGACACTGCTTTTAATTTTATTAGCAGATGTCAATAACATGTTCTTGATTTTTAAGGTTTCTACTGGCATACGCTCACCTCCGGTATCGGTTTCAACTTGCTTATAGAATATCACTGGATTTAACATTTGTCAATAATAAAAACGTAAAATAATTTAAAAACATTAAAAATCACCCTAAAAACAGAAAAAATGAGGGATTTATTGACAAATGTTAAGTATTGCGGGTTTTGAGTCTTAAAAGCAACAGATTGACATTTGTCAAAAAATAGAGTATATTTAGAAAAAAGCTGTTGACATTTGTATAAGGAGAGCATCATGAAAGAGAAAGAACTGATCCGTCTTATTACTGCGGCGCAAATGTATTATGAAGAGAATATGACTCAGGCTGAGATCGCAAAGTCCATGGGGATCTCGCGGCCCTCGGTCAGCAATCTGCTGAACAAAGCCCGCAGAGAGGGGATTGTCAAAATTGAGATTAAGTCCTTTGACAGCACCAGCATTGGAAAGAGCCGGGAGCTTTGCAACCGCTTTGGCTTAAAGAGCTGCCAAGTTGTCAGCTGTACGGAGGATAAGAATGAAACTCAGGAGCGTCTTTATGAAGCCGCTGTGGATTTCCTTCTGGAGATTCTTCCGAAAACCCGTATCCTGGGCCTTGGCTGGGGTTATAACATCAGCCGGGTCATTGATATTCTGGCGAACAGGGAGCTCGCCGGACAGTACAGCGGAAAGGTCTGCCCTCTGATCGGAACAGCGACAGTGCCTCATAAGGGCTATCACCCCAATGAGCTGGCCACAGAGTTTGCCCGGAAGACGGGCTTTGAGGCGGACTTTTTAATCTCGCCGGCCTTTCCCACGACCAAGCAGGAGCGGGATTTGTTTGTGACCACGGATAATTACAACAGTATTCTGGCTCTGTGGAAAAAGACGGATACCGCGCTGGTGACCCTTGGCGGCTATCCCTGCGTGCCGGATCATGCCACCGCCCTGCGCTTTGGGCGGCGTTTGATCACGGAGCGGGCAACCTCCAATATTCTGTCCTACTTTTTTAACTGGAAGGGGCAGCAGATTAAGGGAGAGGATGACTTCGCCATCCAGATTCCCCTGGCGCCGCTTTCCAAGATCAAGAATTTCATTGGCATTGTGCCTGTCGAGGCCAATGTGGGCTCGGCCATCGGCTGTCTGAACACGGGGTTTGCGCGCCACCTGATCATTGATGAGGAAACGGCTGAGAAAATCTTAAAAACGGACGTATAGCAGATCACTGCCAAAGCTTTCCTCGGTCTGGCCGTGGCGGTGCCTCAGGATAAAGGCAGTCAGCTCCCGTCCGCCAATCCGCCGGGTATCCCGTATGCCGTCATAGGCTGCGAGCAGGGTCTGGAGCTCCTCTGTATACTGGGGAAGAGGCCTGCAGGGCTGTCTGGTTTTGAGGGACAGGGAGATAACGCCTGCGTTAAAAAGGTTGATGGTAAAGTCCACTCTCTTTTCACCCGCGGAAAAGGCACTCTCCAGCAGCAGCTCGGTTATCCGGCAGATATCCCGCTCTCGCACAAAGGAGGACATGGGATAGAAAACTACAGGGTTAAAGTCAATGCCCTTTTCCAGGGCAATGGCCTGAAACAGGGAAAGAACGCCGTCCAATGCGCAGTAAGCTTTGGTCGCTTTTTTTCTGAGGCTGCTGTACTTTTCCTTGAGTGCGTGGAAATCGGAAACCGAAACGGCTGGGGGCAGGGGCTCGGTACAGGAAGCGGGGGTAATGGTCAGGTTCATGGTGGTTCTCCTTTCTGAATAGGGTTAAAACAGGGTAAAGCTGAAATAAGTGACGGTCTCGGGGCCGTTATTGTAGGAAAGTCCGGTTTTGCTTGCCAGGTCCATGACCACGATGCCGTAGCCCTCCACCGATGGAAAGATCTGGTCAGGGTAACGGCAGGGGGCATTGGGATAGGTGCACTGGCCGCAGAGGATACAGCCCTCCGTGGAGAGCACCAGCGCGCCGGGATAGTGGGCTCTGAAAAGCCGGGCAGCCTTGGCTGTGGCGGCCTCATGGAACATGCGGGCCCGGTGCCAGCCTTTGAAATCGTACTGTCCCTTTAAATCGGTGACCGTTGAAAGCAGGCAGACGTTCTCATAGGAGCGGCATTTGGTGACGCAGCTCTCATAGCTGCCCACTGCCGGCGGGCAGGCCCAGGTGGCGCCATAATGGCCGCACTGGTTGCCCTCGCACAGGAGCCTGGTGCCCATGGAAAACAGCAGGTCGCTGGTTTTGGCAAAGGCATATTCATGGATACCGAACAGCCCGCGTTTATCCTCAAGCTGGCGTTTGATGGTCATCAGGCTTTTGATGGCAGTGTCGCCTTTAAATTCCTTGGCTGGTTTTGCCTGTTTTTTTATTTCGATCAATGGGAATACCTCACCTTCATTTAGTGTAATAAAAAAGCCTTCTCCGGCTAGAGAAGGCAAAAAATACGGAAGGATTGGGAACGTATCTCTTAAATAACTCTAAATCGGAGTGTTTTAAGAAAACATTATGCCGGTCTTCTGGCTCTACAATGGCATTCCTCTTACCTTCCCATCCGGCGGACAGTGGCACACAAGAGGACATTTTGTATTACAGCTGCGATTACAGCAAAGGAATTTCACCTTTTTCCCATTTACATAATGTTTACAATATTAAGTTATCCCTATCATATCCCTTTGATTTTCTTTTGTCAAGGTTTATTGGGCCCTGGCAGAGGATTTCCCGTAAATTTTTTTTTAACAACAAATTTTTCCTCTTTCTTTTTCGGTTAGATGTAAAGAAAAAAATACTTAAAATTTGCTAAAGGTGCTCATGACGCCTTAAATAAACCTAAAACACGTATATTTTAATGAATTTTTCATAAAATATTAAGTAATTTCGGTTAAGGTATTGGCAAGTGCCAAAGGATATGTTAAAATATATCTAAATTGTAAATAACTTTACAATTTGGTCAAAATTATATAGGAGGGTGGTGATTAGGCATTAGCAACGAAAGCCATCGCTCAAGTGGCAAGTTTCAGATGTTTTTTAAGAAGCTTGCGCATTACGCCAAGCACTTGAGCAAAAGAGAAAAAGTCGTATTCACAGGTTTCTGTGTAGCGCTTCTTCTCGGATTCTTTTCTTCAACCTGTCTTGGTTACAAGGTCATGGTTGACGGAGAGGTTTTAGGCTATACCAAAGATGCGGCTGTGTTTACACAGAGTCTGGATCAGGTAGAGCAGGATATGCGATCGAAAACGTCGATTGAAACAGCATATGTCTACAATGATATACAGATTAAAAAGAGCATCACATTTAATAAACCAATGTTGTCAGAGGAAGAATTTACTGATGCATTGAACGCCCAGAACCTTCGGGTCGGCGTTCATGGTGTAGAATTAAAGGTTGACGGACAGGAAGTCGGTAACTTAGCTTCATCAGACCAGGTACAGGCCGGTATTGCAGGTGCAATTAATAAGATCGGTAACGTACAGGGTACAGATAAGCTGGTAAAATGCGACATCCAGAGTGACGTTGTAGAAACGCCTAAGAATTTTCCGCTCGAGGACTTAAACAGTCCGGACGAGTGCGCTAATCTTTTAGCAACAGGTAATACTAATCCGAGTAAGAGTGAAGAGAGTACGAATGCTCCAATCCAGGTAGCAAGCCGTGGTGGAGCCGATGTGGCAAGAGACCAAAGCGATGAGCCAGCCCAAGAGGAAGCTCCAGCAGCTGAAGGTACCGTTGAAAATAATAGTAATGAGAATGTAGAAAACCAGAATAATGAGACTGAGACAAGCTCCAGTATCTTAAAGATTAATCTGACTAAAACATCTACTAAAAAAGAAGACATACCTTTCCAGACCGTTGAGCAGGAAGATCCGAATGTATATGTTGATCAAACTGTAGTTACACAGCAAGGTGTGAACGGAGAACTTGATAAGGAAGTCGAAACCGTCTATGAAGACGGAAAGGTTGTGAGCGAAACGACCTTATCCGAAACAGTTGCGAAAGAGCCGGTGGCTCAGATTGTTTCAAAGGGAACCAAGCAGTACCCGACCATGTCTTCAAAGAAAGACAACTTTATTTTACCGGCAACCGGTAATATTTCCGCTTTAGATAAGCCAGGAAGCCATGCAGGCTGCTTTGCAGTGGACATCGCGAACTCAATGGGGACGCCGATTTACGCACCGCAGAGTGGTACGGTCATCCGGGCAAGTGATTTTGGCGGTTACGGATTATGCGTTGACATTATGATGGACGATGGAAAAACCGTCCTGAGAATGGGTCATAACTCCGAATTTAAGGTAAGCGTTGGTGACCGGGTTCAAAAGGGCCAAGTCGTAGCGTTAATGGGCAGCACTGGTAACTCAACCGGACCGCACTCCCATTTTGAAATCCGCATTAACGACGTTCAGCAATTTTTACCAGACTATTTTGACATCAAGGACGGCGATAACGTCTGATGTCATGATCGAAAAAACAAAAACTTAGTATATGCATATCACTGATAAAAAAGAACCAAATTGTGTGTTTGGTTCTTTTTTATTTTTTGAAAAGAACCTTTCAGGGCGGTCCGGCCGCCAGCGCTTTGTGTTTGTTGACTTTTATACCCGGGCATGGTAGGCTTAAACAGTCAAATTCAGTCATTAACAAGCAGGTTTAAGGATGATTTCAGGGATTTTATGATTATTTTTGAAGTTTTTTGAATGAAAATGCTTGACAATGACTGAAAATGGTGATATTATACAGTTGCGGAGGACAAAGAGATGTTAACAGAAGAAAGATTTAACATTATATTAAAAACCGTCGAGAGCAAAAAAGCAGTGACCGTGCAGGAACTGACTGAGCTGCTCGGGAGTTCAGAATCAACGGTGCGGCGGGATCTGACCGCCCTGCATGAGATGGGCCTGATCAACAAGGTTCATGGAGGCGCGACAGCCGTTGACAACAGCTATACAACAAATGAAGACGACGTGGCTTACAAGCACGGCCAGTATAGTGAGGAAAAACAGCGTATCGGGCAGTATGCCGCTTCGCTCATTAAGAAAGGCGATTTTGTCTTTATCGATGCGGGGACAACTACCGAGGCGCTCATTGACCATATCAGCGAAAAGGAAGCGACATACGTGACCGACGGGCTTGGACACGCAAATAAACTCCTTAAAAAAGGGTATAAAGTATTTATCCCAGGCGGACACCTCCGGGTCTCTACCGAAGCCATGGTGGGCGAGGAAACCGTGGAAGCCCTCAGAAAATACAATTTTACCCTGGGCTTTTTCGGAACCAACGGCATCAGCCCTACGGCGGGTTATACTACGCCGGACGTTCATGAGGCCATGGTTAAAAAGGAAGCTTTTGATAATTGCCGGGACGCTTACATTCTGAGCGACCCTTCAAAATTTAATAAAATTTCGTCCGTTACCTTTGGCGGCATCGGCAGCGCGACGATTATCACCACGGATTTACAGGACCATAAATACCTGAAATTCACAGAGATAATGGAGGTAGATAAAAATGATCTACACAGTGACCTTTAATCCATCCCTGGACTACATTGTAAAGGTCGATGATTTTAAGACTGGTCAGGTGAACCGAACGGCTTCGGAACGGCTTTTTCCGGGGGGCAAGGGCATCAATGTTTCCATTGTGCTTAAAAATCTCGGCTTTGACAACGTGGCCCTGGGCTTTACAGCCGGCTTTACTGGCAAAGAAATCGAGAAGCGTGTCCGGGACTTCGGGTGCAGCTCTGACTTTATCGAAATCGACAATGGGCTGTCGCGGATCAATGTTAAGCTGAAATCCCAGGAGGAAAGCGAAATCAACGGACGCGGGCCTGAAATTTCAGAGCAAGCCCTTGAGCGGCTCTTTGAACAGCTGGACCGGCTGAAAGCAGGTGATGTGCTGGCGCTGGCGGGCAGTATTCCCAGCTCTATGCCGTCCGATACCTACGAGCGCATTATGGCGCGGCTTGAGAACCGGGGCATTAACATTGTGGTGGATGCCACCAAGGATTTACTGAAAAAAGTATTAAAATACCATCCGTTTTTGATCAAACCGAACAATCATGAGCTGGGCGATATGTTTGGGGTTACCCTTAAAAACGATGATGAGATTATCTCATACGCCAAAAAGCTTCAGGAAATGGGCGCGCGCAACGTGCTGGTTTCCATGGCGGGCGACGGGGCCATCTTCCTGAACGAGGATGGCAGTGTGCACAAGAGCGCCGCACCCAAGGGTGAGGTCAAGAACTCCGTGGGCGCGGGCGATTCCATGGTAGCAGGCTTTCTGGCGGGCTATCTGGAATCCGGCGATCTGGCAGCCGCCTTTAAAATGGGCGTAGCGACCGGAAGCGCCAGTGCTTTCTCGGAGGAGCTGGCAACAAGACAAGAGGTCACGGACCTTTTAAATAAAATCTAATTCCAGGGGGAAAAGAAATGCGAATTACAGATTTACTGAAAAAAGAAGGCATCGACCTTCAGGGAAAATCTGCATCCAAGGGCGAAACCATCGACAATCTGGTTGAGCTCATGGACGCTACCGGAAACCTTAATGACAAGGAAGGCTATAAAAAAGCCGTCGTTGCCAGAGAGGCGCAGGGAACAACCGGAATCGGCGAAGGGATCGCCATCCCGCACGGCAAGACAAGCGCCGTAAAAGAAGCCGGACTGGCCGTTATGGTAAGCAAGGAAGGCACTGACTATGAATCCATGGACGGACAGCCTGCCCATCTGCTCTTTGCCATCGCGGTACCAGATAATTCCGACGATACCCACCTTGAGCTTTTGAGCCGCTTATCCATGATGCTCATGGACGAGGATTTTAGACAGAAGCTCATCAACGCAACGGACAAGGACGAGTTCCTCAAGCTCATTGACCAAAAGGAAACAGAAAAATTCGGCGAGGAAGACGCCAAAAAAGAAAAAGAAAACGCAGCGGAAAAGGCTGTGGAAAAGGTAGAAGCAGAGGAGGCCAAGGTGCGTGAAGCCGCGGCTGAGGTGGATACCGGATACCCGAAAGTGCTGGCTGTGACGGCCTGCCCGACGGGCATTGCCCATACCTACATGGCGGCTGAAGCCTTAGAGGGCAAAGCCAAGGACATGGGCGTCAGCATCAAGGTTGAAACGGACGGCTCCGGCGGGGTGAAAAACGAACTGACCCGCGCTGAGATCGCCAATGCGGATGCGATCATCGTGGCGGCGGACAAGAATGTGCCCATGGCGCGTTTTGACGGCAAACCGGTCATTCAGACCAAGGTAGCCGACGGTATCCATAAGCCTGAGGAGCTGATCAGCCATGCGCTCGAGGGTAAGGCCCCGGTCTACCATGCGGACAGCAAGGAAGAAAATACCGCGGACAGCGGCGAAAAGCAGAGCATTGGCCGTAAGATTTACAAGGATTTGATGAACGGCGTTTCGCATATGCTGCCCTTTGTTATCGGCGGCGGGATTCTGATTGCTCTGGCCTTCCTCTTTGACGATTATTCCATCGATCCGGCCAATTTCGGGATGAATACCCCCTTTGCAGCTTTCCTGAAAACCATCGGCGGCGCGGCCTTTGGCTTTATGCTCCCGATTCTGGCAGGTTACATTGCCATGAGTATCGCAGACCGTCCTGGTCTGGCGGTTGGTTTCGTAGGCGGCTATATTGCCAGCCAGGGCTATATCCTTGGCATGGTAGACGGCACCATGACCATTACCACTGGCGGGACCTCTGGTTTCCTCGGTGCTCTGGTCGCCGGTTTCCTGGCAGGTTATCTGGTGCTGGGACTGCGCAAATTATTTGACAAACTGCCCGATGCGCTGGAAGGCATCAAACCGACCCTTTTATACCCCTTCTTTGGTCTTCTGATCATGGGCGCGCTGATGGTCTTCATCATCAACCCGCCGGTCGCGGCCTTGAATACTGCCATGACCAACGGCTTAAACAGCATGGGCGAAAGCTCCAAGGTTATCCTCGGTGTGATTTTGGGCGGCATGATGGCCATCGACATGGGCGGGCCTTTCAACAAGGCGGCTTATGTATTCGGTACAGCGGCCATCAGCTCCGGTCAGTATGACATTATGGCAGCGGTTATGATCGGCGGTATGGTACCCCCCATCGCCATTGCTCTGTGCGCGACCTTCTTCAAAAACCGCTTTACCCAGAAGGAACGCCAGTCGGCCCTTACCAACTACATCATGGGCCTGTGCTTTATCACAGAAGGGGCGATCCCCTTTGCAGCGGCAGACCCAATCCGTGTTATTCCATCCTGTGTTGTGGGCTCGGCAGTGGCCGGCGGCCTCTCAATGCTCTTTGGCTGTACGCTGATGGCGCCTCACGGCGGCGTGTTCGTGTTCCCTGTTGTGGGCAACCCGCTGTTCTATATCGTATCTCTGTTGATCGGATCGGTCGTCGGTATGATTCTGCTGGCGATTTTGAAAAAGCCATTAAAGAAAGAAGCGGTATAATCATTTAATAGCAAAATTTATGCCAGATTAGTATAAATATAAAAATTTTTAGAAAATAGACAAGATTTGCTATGCAAGTTTGGGTAAAAATGTTAATATAATACTAGAAATTTTTATAGTCCAAAGGAGAACTTAAAATGAAAGAATTTAATTACACAATTACGGACCCAGCAGGTATTCACGCAAGACCAGCAGGCTTACTCGTTAAAAAAACCCAGCCGTACTCATCTGAAATCAGTCTGGTTAAGGATGGCAAAACCGGCAATGGCAAGAGCATGTTAAGTGTAATGGGCTTAGGCGCTAAAAACGGCGAAACCATCACCGTACAGGCTGACGGTCCGGACGAAGATACCGCCATTGCAGAATTAGAAGCATTCTTCAAAGAAAACCTCTAAATTGCTCCCTCTATTAAATTAAAATATATTTGGAAAGCGGCGCTGTTTTAATCATCAACAGCGCCGTTTCCCTTTTTTGAAAAATGCCCTTGAGTTTTGAGGGGAAATCAGTTAAGATAAAAACAATGAACCGAATATGGTGTGCCTTTTCAACGAAAAGAAGACTGCCAGAAACAAAAGCGCTGCGGGCGTGTTTGTTTTTGGCTTTTTTTGTACACCAAATTTACAGGAGGACCACAAATGTATATCATGATTGACAATTATGATTCCTTTGTCTATAACCTTGCTGCTTATTTTAAGGAGCTGGGACAGCGGATCGAAGTGATCCGCAATGACGCGGCCGACATTGAGACGCTGTACAGGCGCAGGGATATCAGGGGAATCATCATCTCCCCGGGCCCCAAAAACCCTGGGGATTGCGGAAAATCTGCTGAGATCGTGCGCGCCTTTGCGGGCAGAGTGCCGATTCTGGGGGTCTGTCTGGGGCATCAGATCATCGGCCATGTTTTTGGCGCTGGTGTGAAAAAAGGAGAGCAGCCTATGCATGGAAAGACCACACCAGTCTGCCACGAGGGCAGGGGCCTGTTTAGAGGGCTTGCCCAGAGACTGCCGGTCACACGCTATCATTCGCTGGTGGTATCGGAAAGCGGTCTGTCGGAGACTTTGCGGATTGACGCGCGGTCTGAGGACGGGGTGGTGATGGCCCTGTCACACCGGAATTACCCCATATATGGCGTCCAGTTTCATCCAGAGGCGGTACTGACCGAATCGGGTCACGCGGTTCTGAGTAATTTTATTCGATTAAGTGAGGAGTGGTGGTGTCAGAATGAAAACAAAAATAACCGAATGGCCTCTTAAGTACGGTGCAGCCGAGCTTTTTGACCTTTACTGCGGACGGACCGGCGCTGTTTTGCTGGATTCCTCCCTGGTCAATGAGATGGGGCGGTACTCTATAATCGGGTTAAACCCTTATAAAACCCTGACGGTAAAGGATAATGCTCTGTATGTGGACGGCTGTCCGGCAGAGGGCAGTTTGGAGGAAGTTCTGGGTCCTTATATGGCA encodes:
- a CDS encoding DUF2922 domain-containing protein, whose translation is MTIPHYKEGITDEEVKTGAAGIVTDDIFKPEGFGLARMSGAKRVDTTTTDVAVE
- the lsrF gene encoding 3-hydroxy-5-phosphonooxypentane-2,4-dione thiolase, which translates into the protein MADKDGNKHAKDFGFDRPAENKSFHVKGMENVDWGMKTRLSQIFDPKSGNTIMLAFDHGYIMGPTQGLERLDLAIPPLMDYADVLMGTRGALRTCIPPDCKKAIALRCSAGSSVLKDDMSHEVVGVDIEDAIRMNATCMAIQSFIGSEGECESINNIVKTIDAGNRYGIPTLGVVAVGKEMERTTKYFSLATRMLAEFGAQIVKVYYCDNFEEVAAACPVPLVIAGGKKIPEAEALEMAYQAISRGAHGVDMGRNVFQAEDPKAMIQAIREVVHNGRTGAEAFECYQDIKAK
- a CDS encoding dihydroxyacetone kinase subunit DhaK, whose protein sequence is MTMKKFLNQPENIVSELLEGLELANPDIIEVTGNNLVVNKKLKDADRVTVVTLGGAGHEPAIEGFVGEGMVDICVIGDIFAAPGYKACIEALKMADKGHGVLFVVLNHAGDMLTGNKTMKEATKLGLNVKKVVTQEDIANAPRSNADDRRGLVGCVPVYKIAAAAAAEGKSLDEVADIAQKFADNMATIAVAAKGATHPANGEVISTLGDDEMEVGMGQHGEGGGGRQPMKSADETAVIMADELIADLDLKAGEDVMVFINGSGSSTLMELLIVFRKVYKYLEEKDIHVKANWVGEILTVQETAGFQMFMARVDEEELKYWNAPCRTPYKVV
- a CDS encoding dihydroxyacetone kinase subunit L; this encodes MPVETLKIKNMLLTSANKIKSSVENLTKLDCELGDGDHGTTMEKIAKAMISEVDAWNEETNLKEALEALNDTLEDISGGSAAPLFGSFICGMAEAADPSEDTDSFIKTILLGAYEEFFDTSGAKPGGKSMMDAIYPATEVIRNSDKITQEVLNQAAKAAREGSNATSEMLGKYGRARYIGDRAIGHIDPGSVSFALFYEGLAEGYAL
- a CDS encoding sugar-binding domain-containing protein produces the protein MKEKELIRLITAAQMYYEENMTQAEIAKSMGISRPSVSNLLNKARREGIVKIEIKSFDSTSIGKSRELCNRFGLKSCQVVSCTEDKNETQERLYEAAVDFLLEILPKTRILGLGWGYNISRVIDILANRELAGQYSGKVCPLIGTATVPHKGYHPNELATEFARKTGFEADFLISPAFPTTKQERDLFVTTDNYNSILALWKKTDTALVTLGGYPCVPDHATALRFGRRLITERATSNILSYFFNWKGQQIKGEDDFAIQIPLAPLSKIKNFIGIVPVEANVGSAIGCLNTGFARHLIIDEETAEKILKTDV
- a CDS encoding DUF2284 domain-containing protein gives rise to the protein MIEIKKQAKPAKEFKGDTAIKSLMTIKRQLEDKRGLFGIHEYAFAKTSDLLFSMGTRLLCEGNQCGHYGATWACPPAVGSYESCVTKCRSYENVCLLSTVTDLKGQYDFKGWHRARMFHEAATAKAARLFRAHYPGALVLSTEGCILCGQCTYPNAPCRYPDQIFPSVEGYGIVVMDLASKTGLSYNNGPETVTYFSFTLF
- a CDS encoding peptidoglycan DD-metalloendopeptidase family protein, whose amino-acid sequence is MFFKKLAHYAKHLSKREKVVFTGFCVALLLGFFSSTCLGYKVMVDGEVLGYTKDAAVFTQSLDQVEQDMRSKTSIETAYVYNDIQIKKSITFNKPMLSEEEFTDALNAQNLRVGVHGVELKVDGQEVGNLASSDQVQAGIAGAINKIGNVQGTDKLVKCDIQSDVVETPKNFPLEDLNSPDECANLLATGNTNPSKSEESTNAPIQVASRGGADVARDQSDEPAQEEAPAAEGTVENNSNENVENQNNETETSSSILKINLTKTSTKKEDIPFQTVEQEDPNVYVDQTVVTQQGVNGELDKEVETVYEDGKVVSETTLSETVAKEPVAQIVSKGTKQYPTMSSKKDNFILPATGNISALDKPGSHAGCFAVDIANSMGTPIYAPQSGTVIRASDFGGYGLCVDIMMDDGKTVLRMGHNSEFKVSVGDRVQKGQVVALMGSTGNSTGPHSHFEIRINDVQQFLPDYFDIKDGDNV
- a CDS encoding DeoR/GlpR family DNA-binding transcription regulator, translating into MLTEERFNIILKTVESKKAVTVQELTELLGSSESTVRRDLTALHEMGLINKVHGGATAVDNSYTTNEDDVAYKHGQYSEEKQRIGQYAASLIKKGDFVFIDAGTTTEALIDHISEKEATYVTDGLGHANKLLKKGYKVFIPGGHLRVSTEAMVGEETVEALRKYNFTLGFFGTNGISPTAGYTTPDVHEAMVKKEAFDNCRDAYILSDPSKFNKISSVTFGGIGSATIITTDLQDHKYLKFTEIMEVDKNDLHSDL